A region of Fibrobacter succinogenes subsp. succinogenes S85 DNA encodes the following proteins:
- a CDS encoding heavy metal translocating P-type ATPase: MKFRIVYDKPGRLRLRAGAYAFERDYEARIHKACLSEPCVKSVVVRSVNGGLLFEYSAKAGDFETSRKQILDFVSALNPKELPECDGETEYQLQALDDGFKASLTGMIARRYLSRWFLPLPIRTAITVVRGLRYVARGISTLMSGKLTVDVLDGAAIGASLLQKNYESAGTVMFLLGVSGLLEDYTKARTRTALTGSLAVKVDKVWVVKDGVDTLVDMKDVQVDDLVRIRSGSMIPVDGRVMEGEAFVNESTMTGESKAVMKTAGRIVFAGTVLEEGSIVVRVTAVNSNTKIQKIVELIDRSEDLKASVQSRAEHLADSIVPFSFLGFGLTLLLTQNISRAVSILMVDYSCAIKLSTPISVISALREAADMDMTVKGGKYLEELALADTIVFDKTGTLTKAEPRLEKIIPFGEYSEKRILKIAACIEEHFPHSMARAIVKAAMERNINHAEEHADVQYIVAHGIATSLKGKRVVIGSKHFVIEDEKVNVSEANQAIIDEQAGAASVIYLGIGGELAGAICIGDPPREEAADAIRGLRESGIKNVVMLTGDSLNAAERVAEHLGIDTFFAQVLPEDKHHYVERMKAEGKRVIMVGDGINDAPALAAANVSVAMSDASDIARETADVTLRRENLEDLVELRLLSQKLMERIMKNYRFIITFNTSLLVGGFFGLLSPTTSAFLHNVSTMGICAKSMTKLKVE, encoded by the coding sequence ATGAAATTCAGAATCGTTTACGATAAGCCGGGTCGCCTTCGCTTGCGTGCTGGGGCGTACGCTTTTGAACGTGATTATGAAGCGCGCATTCACAAGGCTTGCTTGAGTGAGCCTTGCGTTAAAAGTGTTGTGGTGCGTAGCGTCAATGGCGGCCTCCTTTTTGAATATTCCGCCAAGGCGGGCGATTTCGAGACGAGCCGTAAGCAGATTCTTGATTTTGTAAGTGCGCTCAACCCCAAAGAATTGCCTGAATGCGATGGTGAAACGGAATACCAGTTGCAAGCTTTGGACGATGGCTTTAAGGCAAGCCTCACGGGAATGATTGCAAGGCGCTATTTGTCGCGTTGGTTTTTACCGCTTCCGATTCGCACGGCAATTACGGTGGTTCGCGGATTGCGTTATGTGGCTCGCGGAATTTCGACGCTCATGAGCGGAAAGCTCACCGTCGATGTTTTGGATGGGGCTGCAATTGGTGCTAGCCTGCTCCAGAAAAATTATGAATCCGCAGGTACGGTCATGTTCCTTTTGGGCGTGTCGGGCTTGCTGGAAGATTACACCAAGGCGCGTACGCGCACGGCTTTGACGGGTAGTCTCGCCGTCAAGGTAGATAAGGTCTGGGTCGTAAAAGACGGCGTGGATACTTTGGTAGATATGAAGGATGTGCAGGTCGATGACTTGGTCCGCATCCGCTCCGGTAGCATGATTCCTGTGGATGGCCGCGTCATGGAAGGCGAAGCCTTTGTGAACGAATCGACGATGACGGGTGAATCCAAGGCGGTGATGAAAACTGCCGGCCGAATCGTCTTTGCAGGCACGGTTCTTGAAGAAGGTTCGATTGTGGTCCGCGTGACTGCAGTGAACAGCAATACGAAAATCCAGAAAATCGTGGAACTGATTGACCGTAGCGAAGACTTGAAGGCGAGCGTGCAGAGCCGTGCGGAACATTTGGCCGATAGCATTGTGCCGTTTAGCTTCCTGGGCTTTGGACTTACGCTCTTGTTGACGCAGAATATTTCGCGTGCGGTTTCCATCTTGATGGTGGATTACTCTTGCGCGATAAAGCTCTCGACGCCGATTTCCGTGATTTCTGCGCTGCGTGAAGCGGCGGATATGGACATGACGGTGAAGGGCGGCAAGTATTTGGAAGAACTTGCTCTTGCCGATACGATTGTGTTCGACAAGACGGGAACGCTCACGAAGGCGGAACCGCGTCTTGAAAAGATTATTCCGTTTGGCGAATATTCCGAAAAGCGAATCTTGAAAATCGCGGCATGCATCGAAGAACATTTCCCGCATAGCATGGCTCGTGCGATTGTGAAGGCCGCAATGGAACGCAATATCAATCACGCCGAAGAACATGCCGATGTGCAGTACATCGTGGCGCACGGTATCGCAACTTCGCTCAAGGGCAAGCGCGTGGTCATCGGAAGCAAGCACTTTGTCATTGAAGATGAAAAGGTCAATGTTTCCGAAGCGAACCAGGCGATTATTGACGAACAGGCGGGTGCTGCGTCCGTGATTTACCTCGGCATTGGCGGAGAATTGGCGGGTGCCATTTGCATTGGTGACCCTCCGCGTGAAGAAGCTGCGGATGCCATTCGCGGGCTGCGTGAAAGTGGCATCAAGAATGTGGTGATGCTGACGGGCGATAGCTTGAATGCTGCAGAACGCGTTGCGGAACATTTGGGAATCGATACGTTCTTTGCGCAGGTCTTGCCAGAAGACAAGCACCATTATGTGGAACGCATGAAGGCCGAAGGCAAGCGCGTGATTATGGTGGGCGACGGCATTAATGATGCTCCTGCTCTTGCTGCAGCGAATGTCTCTGTTGCCATGAGCGATGCTTCGGATATTGCCCGCGAAACAGCCGATGTGACGCTCCGCCGCGAGAATCTCGAAGACCTCGTGGAACTGCGCCTCTTGAGCCAAAAGCTGATGGAACGCATCATGAAGAACTACCGCTTTATCATCACGTTCAATACAAGTTTGCTTGTAGGCGGATTCTTCGGTCTGCTTTCTCCGACAACGTCTGCTTTTTTGCACAACGTATCGACCATGGGCATTTGCGCAAAAAGCATGACGAAATTAAAAGTGGAGTGA
- a CDS encoding Fic family protein: protein MRYLTLEKALNAWNTLQPISEEDKTRLARRFSVDFNYNSNHIEGNTLTYGQTEILLLFGKVIGEANVRSVQEMVASEVSLKMMVAESRVKETPLTQNFIRGLHHTLLREDYSVHRELPGGMQVGYVVHAGQYKTRPNSVITRYGERFDYASPEETPAMMTDLVDWYNNAEKEGNLSPVDLAALFHYRYIRIHPFEDGNGRIARLLVNYILAKHDIPMVVVRSRKKEEYLEALHAADLAVGAAPSSGANASIKAIAPFLKYFRSMVAQEIDADVRFLTKHGENIWWYDGECIEFRSPNYSKILELMQSEPVLSLADIQRKLNIQISAVKKLVQHLLDKHYIEKGKDEGSWHVFIVQSI, encoded by the coding sequence ATGCGATACCTGACCCTAGAAAAAGCCCTTAACGCATGGAACACGCTTCAGCCGATTTCAGAAGAGGACAAGACCCGTCTTGCCCGTCGCTTTTCAGTTGATTTCAACTACAACAGCAACCACATTGAAGGCAACACGCTCACTTACGGGCAAACGGAAATTCTTCTGCTTTTTGGGAAGGTCATCGGCGAAGCGAATGTGCGAAGCGTGCAGGAAATGGTCGCAAGCGAAGTTTCGCTCAAGATGATGGTCGCGGAGTCACGCGTCAAGGAAACCCCTCTCACGCAAAATTTTATTAGAGGTTTGCACCACACATTGTTGCGCGAGGACTATTCCGTCCATCGTGAACTTCCTGGAGGAATGCAGGTCGGGTATGTCGTTCATGCAGGGCAATACAAAACTCGCCCAAACAGCGTCATCACACGATATGGAGAACGATTCGACTACGCCTCCCCAGAAGAAACGCCCGCGATGATGACAGATCTAGTCGATTGGTACAATAACGCAGAAAAAGAAGGCAACTTATCGCCTGTGGATTTAGCAGCGCTGTTTCACTATCGCTACATCAGAATTCATCCGTTCGAAGACGGCAACGGTCGAATCGCTCGACTACTCGTCAATTACATTTTGGCAAAACACGACATCCCCATGGTCGTGGTCCGTAGCCGAAAAAAAGAAGAGTACCTAGAAGCACTGCACGCCGCTGATTTAGCGGTGGGAGCAGCACCTAGTTCTGGCGCAAACGCATCCATCAAAGCCATTGCTCCGTTCCTCAAATATTTCCGCAGCATGGTTGCGCAAGAAATTGATGCCGACGTCCGATTCCTTACCAAGCACGGAGAAAACATTTGGTGGTATGACGGAGAATGCATTGAGTTTCGTTCGCCGAACTACAGCAAAATTTTGGAATTAATGCAAAGCGAGCCCGTATTGTCGCTAGCAGATATACAGCGAAAACTGAACATTCAAATTTCAGCCGTTAAAAAGCTCGTCCAACACCTTCTTGACAAGCATTATATCGAAAAAGGTAAAGACGAAGGCTCCTGGCACGTATTTATCGTGCAATCGATTTAA
- a CDS encoding efflux RND transporter permease subunit, whose protein sequence is MQVSRVNKVFARLGRFQVKFRWLILLVTILVTLAACLGLPQLQMTSSEEEWFDDWDKVKIDQAHFNDVFGSDDGYMVMVRANDVFAPEVLSAIDRLSKRLENEVPYADRVVSLTHNLSIPIANNEGFEVIDPFESGIPADSAQLAAKKSLIMSRESLVNNIVSDDAKETWVILSLKSYEGGIDFGKDSIAPFARNVILSDEFKSDKFEMLPTGMSYTEMEENEVISRECAIRIGIGFAVMLACLILFVRSLRGVIVPAIATVGGIASVLGVNAWLGIIGDESMVALPVLLGMALSVGYSIHYINSFRMHFRRTGNRRESVINAVEETGWPILFTVITTIASLISFLFAGIRPIRWIGGISAGIVFMVYLYVIILIPILMSFGKNAKPDPTQVKAAGATKADILFEFFGRKVCRHSGIVAAISAAIMLSQIPGVMNIDVNMDYTKTMGEKIPFVTRLMDMLSGKLGSLYDFNVMIEFNESDALKDPANMKRIEALEQKLGTLQLTKISGDKPRVQSVTRLVKEMNRTLNADSTEYYKIPDAQDMLTQLLFLYEISDADALFERMDEDYKTTFIHIELSGYDAKKIVEDLDSAKSYAAQIFPDAKTSIVGEVVNYAEMNGKLVNGLLRSFGGSFVIIAIMMILAFGSIKAGLIGMIPNVAPVLLIGGVMGYSGMPLDMITMIVMPMILGIAVDDTIHMNNHIKYGYERTGSYKKALLLSYREIGKTMGMTTFILCAMFFVFIFSPMGALHNVGLLSIIGLAAALVADYTLTTALVYVTKPYGREKRNKQVR, encoded by the coding sequence ATGCAAGTTTCTCGCGTTAATAAAGTTTTCGCCCGTCTGGGGCGTTTTCAAGTTAAATTTCGTTGGCTGATTTTACTTGTAACAATTCTTGTGACTCTCGCCGCATGCCTCGGACTTCCGCAACTGCAAATGACCAGCAGCGAAGAAGAATGGTTTGACGATTGGGACAAAGTCAAAATCGACCAAGCGCACTTCAATGACGTTTTCGGCAGCGATGACGGCTATATGGTGATGGTCCGTGCTAACGATGTTTTTGCACCCGAAGTTTTAAGTGCCATTGACCGACTTTCCAAGCGCCTCGAAAACGAAGTCCCTTACGCCGACCGCGTTGTTTCACTCACACACAACTTATCCATCCCTATAGCAAACAACGAAGGCTTTGAAGTCATCGACCCGTTCGAAAGCGGCATCCCGGCAGATTCAGCACAACTCGCCGCCAAGAAATCACTCATCATGAGCCGAGAATCGCTGGTAAACAACATCGTCTCTGACGACGCCAAAGAAACCTGGGTCATTCTCTCGTTAAAATCGTACGAAGGCGGCATCGATTTCGGCAAAGACAGCATCGCACCTTTCGCCCGCAACGTCATTCTCTCTGACGAATTCAAAAGCGACAAGTTCGAGATGCTCCCAACCGGCATGAGCTACACCGAAATGGAAGAGAACGAAGTTATCTCGCGTGAATGCGCTATACGCATTGGTATCGGTTTCGCCGTTATGCTCGCATGCCTTATTTTATTCGTACGCTCTTTGCGAGGAGTCATCGTCCCCGCCATCGCCACCGTCGGAGGAATCGCATCTGTTCTCGGCGTAAACGCTTGGCTTGGCATCATCGGCGACGAAAGCATGGTTGCGCTCCCCGTACTTTTGGGCATGGCACTTTCGGTCGGTTACTCCATCCATTACATCAATTCATTCCGCATGCACTTTAGGCGCACGGGCAACCGCCGCGAATCCGTGATAAACGCTGTCGAAGAAACCGGCTGGCCCATTCTCTTCACCGTCATCACTACCATTGCCTCGCTGATTTCGTTCCTGTTCGCAGGCATCCGCCCGATCCGCTGGATTGGCGGCATTTCGGCAGGCATCGTCTTCATGGTTTATTTGTATGTCATCATCTTGATTCCGATTCTCATGAGTTTCGGTAAGAACGCAAAGCCCGACCCAACACAAGTGAAAGCCGCTGGCGCAACCAAGGCAGACATTCTCTTTGAATTTTTCGGACGCAAAGTTTGCAGGCACAGCGGTATCGTAGCCGCCATTTCTGCCGCCATAATGTTGTCGCAAATTCCAGGCGTGATGAACATCGACGTAAACATGGATTACACAAAAACGATGGGCGAAAAAATCCCGTTCGTCACAAGGCTTATGGACATGCTTAGCGGCAAACTCGGAAGCCTCTACGATTTCAACGTAATGATTGAATTCAACGAAAGTGATGCACTCAAAGATCCCGCCAACATGAAACGGATCGAAGCGCTAGAGCAAAAGCTCGGCACGCTCCAGCTCACAAAAATTTCAGGCGACAAGCCCCGTGTGCAATCCGTAACGCGACTCGTGAAAGAAATGAACCGCACACTTAACGCCGACAGCACGGAATACTACAAGATTCCCGACGCACAGGACATGCTCACGCAACTGCTGTTCCTCTACGAAATTTCAGATGCCGACGCGCTCTTTGAACGCATGGACGAAGACTATAAAACAACATTTATCCACATAGAACTCTCCGGGTACGACGCCAAGAAAATCGTTGAAGACCTCGATTCCGCGAAATCGTACGCAGCGCAAATTTTCCCGGACGCTAAAACATCCATCGTCGGCGAAGTCGTAAACTACGCTGAAATGAACGGCAAGCTCGTCAATGGACTGTTGCGTTCGTTCGGAGGCTCTTTTGTGATTATCGCCATCATGATGATTCTCGCATTCGGGAGCATCAAGGCGGGTCTCATCGGCATGATTCCAAACGTCGCCCCCGTACTTTTAATCGGTGGCGTCATGGGCTATTCGGGAATGCCGCTTGACATGATAACGATGATTGTGATGCCGATGATTTTGGGCATTGCCGTTGACGACACCATCCACATGAACAACCACATCAAATACGGTTACGAACGCACAGGCAGCTACAAAAAAGCGCTGTTACTCTCTTACCGCGAAATCGGTAAAACGATGGGCATGACGACATTCATTCTCTGCGCGATGTTCTTCGTGTTCATCTTCAGCCCGATGGGCGCACTGCACAATGTCGGATTGCTTTCCATCATCGGTCTTGCAGCCGCCCTCGTCGCCGACTACACGCTTACCACCGCCCTCGTGTACGTCACCAAGCCCTACGGAAGAGAGAAACGCAATAAACAAGTCCGCTAA
- a CDS encoding MptD family putative ECF transporter S component, whose translation MRTTGKKSSNTLVRDLVNVGIFGALYLVLSGLGASIGFIPAFIVVSTCVVSLVTSVPLFLFFSKVERPLLCCVLLCTLFGVVMTISGHGISFGLLCVIYGVLAGLCLKLFHKNFVGCLLANVMISFVPSSMMIPLWFSTEEYLAYCSSVCDSAYIAHLAELSSSYWPLIGLFGFGAAGAVVGGFIARRMMKKHFERIGLAK comes from the coding sequence ATGAGAACTACTGGTAAAAAATCTTCGAATACATTGGTGCGTGACCTCGTGAACGTGGGCATTTTTGGTGCACTTTACCTTGTTCTTTCTGGACTTGGAGCGAGCATCGGTTTTATTCCTGCGTTTATTGTGGTTTCTACATGCGTAGTGAGCTTGGTGACGAGCGTCCCGCTGTTCCTTTTCTTTTCGAAAGTGGAAAGGCCTTTACTTTGCTGTGTGCTACTTTGCACGCTTTTCGGCGTTGTCATGACAATTTCTGGTCATGGAATTTCTTTTGGTTTACTTTGTGTGATATATGGCGTTTTGGCGGGCCTTTGCTTAAAGCTGTTCCATAAAAATTTTGTCGGTTGCCTGCTTGCTAATGTGATGATTAGTTTTGTACCTTCTTCGATGATGATTCCGCTTTGGTTCTCGACCGAAGAATATTTGGCATATTGCAGTTCTGTTTGTGATAGCGCCTATATCGCTCATTTGGCGGAACTCTCGAGCAGCTATTGGCCTTTGATTGGACTTTTTGGCTTTGGTGCCGCAGGTGCTGTGGTGGGTGGTTTTATTGCTCGTCGCATGATGAAAAAGCATTTTGAACGCATCGGACTTGCAAAATAG
- a CDS encoding energy-coupling factor transporter transmembrane component T, whose translation MTKQSRNLAFALDPRTKLFLAAVANGMIFSAPLVYSLLMVVVASILLLLEGKWKFVCAFFFVYLTAGFFFDFVKNLDIGTSGTIILASLFLMYRIMPACAVLYYVITTTKVNEFLACMSRMHVSNKVTIPLIVMIRFFPTVYDESRAIGNAMRMRGIRLFSLRTLKNPVAFLEYRLVPLLVSITKIGDELSIAAVTRGLSTDTKRTCVATIGFCWADAVVCAYCIVVVLFYVIPGLTGNLPSV comes from the coding sequence GTGACGAAGCAATCTAGGAATCTTGCGTTTGCATTAGACCCGCGGACAAAACTGTTTTTAGCGGCGGTGGCAAATGGTATGATTTTTTCCGCTCCGCTAGTTTATAGCTTGTTGATGGTTGTTGTAGCGTCTATTTTACTTTTGCTTGAGGGAAAGTGGAAATTTGTTTGCGCTTTCTTTTTTGTTTATTTGACTGCTGGTTTTTTCTTTGATTTTGTGAAAAATTTGGATATTGGTACCTCGGGTACGATAATTCTTGCGTCGTTGTTTTTGATGTACCGTATTATGCCGGCCTGCGCTGTGCTTTATTATGTGATAACAACTACCAAGGTCAATGAATTTTTGGCATGCATGTCGCGAATGCATGTTTCGAACAAGGTGACGATACCCTTGATTGTGATGATTCGATTTTTCCCGACGGTGTATGATGAGTCCCGTGCGATTGGCAATGCAATGCGAATGCGCGGAATCCGCTTGTTCAGTTTGCGGACTTTAAAAAATCCGGTGGCGTTTCTTGAATATCGGCTAGTTCCGCTTTTGGTTTCTATTACGAAAATTGGCGATGAACTTTCGATTGCGGCGGTGACGCGTGGACTCTCGACGGATACGAAACGCACTTGCGTTGCAACGATTGGATTCTGCTGGGCGGATGCTGTTGTGTGCGCTTATTGTATTGTAGTTGTTTTGTTTTATGTCATTCCCGGTTTAACCGGGAATCTCCCTTCCGTATAG
- a CDS encoding ABC transporter ATP-binding protein, with the protein MNISLKNISFSYSDSLDDAILKNLNLEIRSGECVVLAGESGCGKTTISKLINGLIPHYHSGTMDGDVLLGGKNTSDMTLAEISRVVGSVFQNPRSQFFNIDTDCELAFGCENLGIDPEEIKQRVENVVQEFHLEHLLGRSIFNLSGGEKQKIACASVSATGPEIFVLDEPSANLDLKTIADLKEIVSRWKKAGKTVVIVEHRLYYLRDVADRICYVKDGQIAEEWMPAELEAKGPEYAASLGLRCMNLEMLNSVCHPGAEGDRIHYLSCSQLRRDYQPCDVIASEAKQSIAKSIVFTNLTFAYHKKHPILDIDRLELPCGQITALVGHNGAGKSTLAQVLCGLQGSWHQKRAARKRGAYLIMQDVNHQLFTESVLDEVLLGMKPQNENLALEILEGLNLKQYADNHPMTLSGGQKQRVAVASGISSGCEIVVFDEPTSGLDYRQMLAVSATLKKLAANGKTLLVITHDPEFILNSCQSVIRMERGKIVEQYPLLGNEKQLVKAMVE; encoded by the coding sequence ATGAACATCTCTCTAAAAAACATTTCCTTTTCTTACTCTGATTCCCTTGACGATGCGATTCTCAAAAACTTGAATCTGGAAATTCGTTCGGGCGAATGCGTTGTGCTGGCGGGTGAATCGGGCTGCGGAAAGACGACGATTTCAAAGCTCATTAACGGTTTGATTCCGCATTACCATTCGGGAACGATGGATGGCGATGTGTTGCTCGGTGGCAAGAATACCTCCGATATGACACTAGCCGAAATTTCACGAGTTGTGGGTTCCGTTTTTCAGAATCCGCGTTCGCAATTTTTCAACATCGATACGGATTGCGAACTTGCTTTTGGCTGCGAAAATTTGGGAATCGATCCCGAAGAAATCAAACAACGCGTGGAGAATGTTGTTCAGGAATTTCATTTAGAGCATTTGCTTGGCCGTAGCATCTTTAACCTTTCGGGCGGCGAAAAACAGAAAATTGCGTGCGCATCTGTTTCGGCAACGGGCCCTGAAATTTTTGTGCTGGATGAACCTTCTGCGAATCTGGATCTCAAGACGATTGCGGATTTGAAGGAAATTGTTTCGCGATGGAAAAAGGCGGGGAAGACGGTCGTTATCGTGGAGCATCGCCTTTACTATTTGCGTGATGTCGCCGATAGAATTTGCTATGTGAAGGATGGGCAAATTGCAGAAGAGTGGATGCCTGCGGAACTCGAAGCGAAAGGCCCGGAATATGCGGCAAGCCTCGGACTCCGATGCATGAATCTGGAAATGTTGAATTCAGTCTGTCATCCTGGAGCCGAAGGCGATAGGATCCATTATCTCTCGTGTTCACAATTGCGACGGGATTACCAGCCTTGTGACGTCATTGCGAGCGAAGCGAAGCAATCCATAGCGAAATCCATTGTCTTTACGAACCTGACATTTGCGTATCACAAAAAGCATCCAATTCTCGATATTGACCGTCTTGAACTCCCATGTGGACAAATTACGGCACTGGTTGGCCATAATGGTGCGGGCAAATCGACGCTTGCCCAAGTGCTGTGCGGCTTGCAGGGGAGCTGGCATCAAAAGCGTGCAGCACGCAAACGCGGCGCATACCTAATTATGCAAGACGTGAACCACCAGCTTTTCACTGAAAGCGTTCTGGACGAAGTCCTGCTCGGCATGAAACCGCAAAATGAGAACTTGGCGCTTGAAATTCTTGAAGGGCTCAATCTCAAGCAATATGCGGACAATCATCCGATGACACTTTCGGGCGGGCAAAAACAGCGTGTCGCTGTAGCGAGCGGAATTTCAAGCGGCTGCGAAATTGTTGTTTTCGATGAACCGACAAGTGGCCTTGATTATAGGCAAATGCTTGCTGTTTCTGCAACGCTTAAAAAACTTGCTGCAAACGGAAAAACTTTGCTCGTAATTACCCATGACCCTGAATTTATTTTGAATAGTTGTCAATCTGTGATTCGCATGGAACGCGGGAAAATCGTGGAACAGTATCCGCTGTTAGGGAATGAAAAACAGCTTGTCAAGGCGATGGTGGAATGA
- a CDS encoding glycosyl hydrolase: MIKRKNFLILILALSSMAFATKYEAEAATLSGGAKNVNASGVSGTGYADLQEGNISFNGVTAESAGKYQVTIHYKAGDFKANYLKVNGATAGTIDFNATTSWADVTTVATLKAGTNTISIEKYWGWISVDYIDVEPYQSSPFKISAMPVTPNATESAVKLYSFLRENFGKKTISGMMTGDMSGYTMGADFKTHDDVKYTYTRTGKYPALVGLDFLFASGPKANESWNKEYTDKAISIAKGLWKAGGIPAFTWHWKDPLDKKDAFYIQSAANGDEYTDFDFSTGFKPGTTEWNTESAAYKGIVADIDHIADYFLELQKEGVAGIFRPLHEAGGKWFWWSINSGEQFAALYRLVYDRMVKIKGVRNMIWVYNPEGSTVNSWDPGSEYYDVLSIDIYNSANDHSSNASAFDKFKNASKSTKIIALSENGPIPDVNNMHTDEAVWSWWMPWYSTWSGTWPGQTKDGVWKSNMNDERIITLEDMPGWDKYTAIIKPDTSTTSIVTMPRTAGTATTVGIFDMNGHYLGISIRELPQGHYVVRRKIQGHIVNTVYFKK, translated from the coding sequence ATGATTAAAAGAAAAAACTTCCTTATTTTGATTCTTGCTCTTTCGAGTATGGCATTTGCAACTAAGTACGAAGCTGAAGCAGCGACTCTTTCCGGAGGAGCAAAAAATGTCAACGCATCTGGAGTTTCGGGAACGGGTTATGCCGACTTGCAAGAAGGAAATATTTCTTTTAATGGTGTCACCGCAGAGAGTGCGGGCAAGTACCAAGTAACCATCCATTACAAGGCCGGAGATTTCAAAGCGAACTATTTGAAAGTAAACGGCGCAACCGCAGGCACCATCGACTTTAACGCCACCACTTCGTGGGCGGATGTCACGACAGTCGCTACACTTAAAGCCGGGACAAACACAATCTCTATTGAGAAATACTGGGGCTGGATTAGCGTGGACTATATCGATGTCGAACCTTATCAATCCTCCCCTTTCAAAATATCAGCAATGCCAGTTACCCCGAACGCCACCGAAAGCGCCGTCAAGCTCTACAGCTTTTTGCGTGAAAACTTTGGCAAAAAGACGATTAGCGGCATGATGACCGGCGATATGAGCGGTTACACCATGGGAGCCGACTTCAAGACGCACGACGACGTGAAATACACCTACACGCGCACAGGAAAGTACCCGGCTCTTGTCGGTTTAGATTTCTTGTTTGCAAGCGGTCCGAAAGCAAACGAAAGCTGGAACAAGGAATACACGGACAAAGCTATTTCAATCGCGAAAGGCCTCTGGAAAGCGGGCGGCATCCCTGCATTCACTTGGCACTGGAAAGATCCGCTAGACAAAAAAGACGCATTCTACATCCAAAGTGCAGCAAACGGAGACGAATACACCGATTTCGATTTCTCTACAGGTTTCAAGCCAGGCACCACCGAATGGAATACCGAAAGTGCTGCTTACAAAGGAATCGTAGCCGACATTGACCACATCGCCGATTACTTCCTTGAATTGCAGAAAGAAGGTGTAGCGGGAATCTTTCGCCCCTTGCATGAAGCTGGCGGAAAGTGGTTCTGGTGGAGTATCAATTCCGGAGAACAGTTTGCAGCCCTCTATCGCCTCGTCTATGACCGCATGGTCAAAATCAAGGGTGTAAGAAACATGATTTGGGTCTATAACCCTGAAGGAAGTACCGTAAACTCTTGGGATCCGGGTAGCGAATACTACGATGTACTCTCCATCGACATCTACAATAGCGCAAACGACCATTCCAGTAACGCAAGCGCCTTTGACAAATTCAAAAACGCATCGAAAAGCACGAAAATTATCGCACTCAGCGAAAACGGTCCCATTCCCGATGTGAACAACATGCATACCGACGAAGCAGTATGGAGTTGGTGGATGCCGTGGTACAGCACCTGGAGCGGAACTTGGCCCGGCCAAACAAAAGATGGCGTTTGGAAGAGCAACATGAATGACGAACGCATTATCACCCTCGAAGACATGCCTGGCTGGGACAAGTACACAGCAATTATCAAGCCTGACACAAGTACCACCAGTATCGTAACCATGCCACGCACGGCCGGGACCGCAACCACCGTTGGGATTTTTGACATGAACGGTCATTATTTGGGCATCAGCATACGAGAACTTCCGCAAGGGCACTATGTTGTACGTAGAAAGATTCAAGGACACATTGTGAATACGGTGTATTTCAAGAAATAA